The following proteins are co-located in the Carassius auratus strain Wakin chromosome 7, ASM336829v1, whole genome shotgun sequence genome:
- the bdnf gene encoding neurotrophic factor BDNF precursor form isoform X1, with protein sequence MFQQVRRVMTILFVTMVISYFSCMRAAPMREIPGVQGGHRAEGYLGAAAAAAAAITSGSRGHGTPQSGGGLPSLTDTFEQVIEELLEVEGEATQQLGPGADQGQGGGGPAAMADSKDVDMYASRVMISNQVPLEPPLLFLLEEYKNYLDAANMSMRVRRHSDPARRGELSVCDSISQWVTALDKKTAIDMSGQTVTVLEKVPVTNGQLKQYFYETKCNPLGYTKEGCRGIDKRHYNSQCRTTQSYVRALTMDSKRKIGWRFIRIDTSCVCTLTIKRGR encoded by the coding sequence TTCCAACAGGTTAGAAGAGTGATGACCATCCTGTTCGTTACTATGGTTATTTCATACTTCAGTTGCATGAGAGCTGCGCCCATGAGAGAGATCCCGGGCGTGCAGGGGGGCCACCGGGCTGAGGGCTACCTGGGCGCCGCTGCCGCCGCCGCCGCTGCCATTACCTCAGGCAGCCGAGGCCACGGGACTCCACAGAGTGGGGGCGGGCTGCCCTCGCTCACGGACACTTTCGAGCAGGTGATTGAGGAGTTGCTTGAGGTGGAAGGAGAGGCGACGCAGCAACTGGGGCCCGGGGCCGACCAGGGCCAAGGAGGGGGCGGTCCCGCAGCCATGGCTGACTCGAAGGATGTTGACATGTACGCCTCGCGGGTGATGATCAGCAACCAAGTGCCTTTGGAGCCGCCGTTACTCTTTCTCTTGGAGGAATACAAAAACTACCTGGACGCCGCCAACATGTCGATGCGCGTGCGGCGGCACTCAGACCCCGCGCGGCGAGGGGAGCTCAGCGTTTGTGACAGTATTAGCCAGTGGGTGACGGCTCTGGACAAAAAGACGGCCATAGACATGTCGGGCCAGACGGTCACCGTCCTGGAGAAGGTCCCCGTGACTAACGGTCAGCTGAAGCAATACTTTTACGAGACCAAATGCAACCCCTTAGGGTACACAAAGGAGGGCTGCCGAGGAATAGACAAGCGGCACTATAACTCGCAATGCCGGACAACCCAGTCTTACGTGCGAGCCCTTACCATGGATAGCAAAAGGAAGATCGGCTGGCGGTTTATACGGATAGACACTTCGTGTGTATGCACATTGACCATTAAGAGGGGCAGATAG
- the lin7c gene encoding protein lin-7 homolog C produces the protein MASLGEPVRLERDISRAIELLDKLQKTGEVPPQKLQALQRVLQSEFCNAVREVYEHVYETVDINSSPEVRANATAKATVAAFAASEGHSHPRVVELPKTEEGLGFNIMGGKEQNSPIYISRIIPGGIADRHGGLKRGDQMLSVNGVSVEGEHHEKAVELLKAAQGTVKLVVRYTPKVLEEMESRFEKLRSAKRRQQNNYPQ, from the exons ATGGCCTCTTTAGGAGAACCTGTACGTCTGGAAAGAG ACATTTCTCGTGCCATCGAGCTGCTGGACAAACTCCAGAAAACAGGGGAAGTGCCTCCCCAGAAGCTGCAGGCACTGCAGAGGGTTTTGCAGAGCGAGTTCTGCAATGCCGTGCGGGAG GTGTATGAGCATGTGTATGAGACCGTGGACATAAATagcagcccagaggtgagagcgaATGCAACAGCAAAG GCTACAGTGGCTGCATTTGCAGCCAGTGAGGGTCATTCTCATCCACGTGTGGTAGAGCTCCCTAAAACAGAGGAAGGACTGGGGTTCAACATCATGGGTGGGAAGGAACAAAACTCACCCATCTACATCTCCCGCATTATTCCTGGAGGCATCGCCGATCGGCACGGCGGCCTGAAGAGAGGAGATCAGATGCTGTCTGTTAATGGAGTG AGTGTAGAAGGAGAGCACCATGAGAAGGCTGTGGAGCTGTTGAAGGCTGCTCAGGGTACAGTGAAGCTGGTGGTACGGTACACCCCTAAGGTTCTCGAAGAGATGGAGTCGCGCTTTGAGAAGTTGAGGTCTGCTAAACGCCGGCAACAGAACAACTACCCCCAGTAG
- the bdnf gene encoding neurotrophic factor BDNF precursor form isoform X2, whose amino-acid sequence MTILFVTMVISYFSCMRAAPMREIPGVQGGHRAEGYLGAAAAAAAAITSGSRGHGTPQSGGGLPSLTDTFEQVIEELLEVEGEATQQLGPGADQGQGGGGPAAMADSKDVDMYASRVMISNQVPLEPPLLFLLEEYKNYLDAANMSMRVRRHSDPARRGELSVCDSISQWVTALDKKTAIDMSGQTVTVLEKVPVTNGQLKQYFYETKCNPLGYTKEGCRGIDKRHYNSQCRTTQSYVRALTMDSKRKIGWRFIRIDTSCVCTLTIKRGR is encoded by the coding sequence ATGACCATCCTGTTCGTTACTATGGTTATTTCATACTTCAGTTGCATGAGAGCTGCGCCCATGAGAGAGATCCCGGGCGTGCAGGGGGGCCACCGGGCTGAGGGCTACCTGGGCGCCGCTGCCGCCGCCGCCGCTGCCATTACCTCAGGCAGCCGAGGCCACGGGACTCCACAGAGTGGGGGCGGGCTGCCCTCGCTCACGGACACTTTCGAGCAGGTGATTGAGGAGTTGCTTGAGGTGGAAGGAGAGGCGACGCAGCAACTGGGGCCCGGGGCCGACCAGGGCCAAGGAGGGGGCGGTCCCGCAGCCATGGCTGACTCGAAGGATGTTGACATGTACGCCTCGCGGGTGATGATCAGCAACCAAGTGCCTTTGGAGCCGCCGTTACTCTTTCTCTTGGAGGAATACAAAAACTACCTGGACGCCGCCAACATGTCGATGCGCGTGCGGCGGCACTCAGACCCCGCGCGGCGAGGGGAGCTCAGCGTTTGTGACAGTATTAGCCAGTGGGTGACGGCTCTGGACAAAAAGACGGCCATAGACATGTCGGGCCAGACGGTCACCGTCCTGGAGAAGGTCCCCGTGACTAACGGTCAGCTGAAGCAATACTTTTACGAGACCAAATGCAACCCCTTAGGGTACACAAAGGAGGGCTGCCGAGGAATAGACAAGCGGCACTATAACTCGCAATGCCGGACAACCCAGTCTTACGTGCGAGCCCTTACCATGGATAGCAAAAGGAAGATCGGCTGGCGGTTTATACGGATAGACACTTCGTGTGTATGCACATTGACCATTAAGAGGGGCAGATAG